One region of Apus apus isolate bApuApu2 chromosome 6, bApuApu2.pri.cur, whole genome shotgun sequence genomic DNA includes:
- the GBX2 gene encoding LOW QUALITY PROTEIN: homeobox protein GBX-2 (The sequence of the model RefSeq protein was modified relative to this genomic sequence to represent the inferred CDS: deleted 1 base in 1 codon), with protein MSAAFQPSLMMMQRPLGSSTAFSIDSLIGSPPPPAPGHFVYTGYPMFMPYRPVVLPPPPPPPPAALQPALPPAHPHHHQLPSLPTGFCSSLAQGMALTSTLMATLPGTFPASPQHQEAARKFAPPGNFEKTEGIPPDGGGDDGKAFLGKDGALLPFPAADAVQASLAGALRGQGKEDPKAEEEAKSKEESFSMDSDLDYSSDDNIPGQAGHKEEDSSNALEENPQNPPSSTNTTSTGKNRRRRTAFTSEQLLELEKEFHCKKYLSLTERSQIAHALKLSEVQVKIWFQNRRAKWKRVKAGNANSKTGEPSRNPKIVVPIPVHVSRFAIRSQHQQLEQARP; from the exons ATGAGCGCGGCTTTCCAGCCCTCGCTGATGATGATGCAGCGCCCGCTGGGAAGCAGCACGGCCTTCAGCATCGACTCGCTGATCGGCagccccccgccgcccgcccccggccACTTCGTCTACACCGGCTACCCCATGTTCATGCCCTACCGGCCCGTGGTgctgccgccg ccccccccgccgcccccggccgcGCTGCAGCCCGCGCTGCCCCCCGCGCATCCCCATCACCACCAGCTCCCCAGCTTGCCCACCGGtttctgctccagcctggcccagggcatGGCCCTCACCTCCACCCTCATGGCCACGCTGCCCGGCACCTTCCCCGCTTCTCCGCAGCACCAAGAAGCCGCCAGGAAGTTCGCTCCTCCCGGGAACTTCGAGAAAACCGAGGGGATACCTCCGGACGGCGGCGGCGACGACGGGAAAGCCTTCCTGGGGAAGGACGGagccctcctgcccttccccgCCGCCGATGCCGTCCAGGCCTCCCTCG CCGGGGCTCTGCGGGGCCAGGGGAAGGAGGACCCCAAAGCGGAGGAGGAGGCaaaaagcaaggaggaaagTTTCTCCATGGACAGCGACCTCGACTACAGCTCGGACGACAACATCCCCGGGCAGGCGGGTCACAAGGAAGAGGACTCTAGCAACGCCTTGGAggaaaacccccaaaacccccccagttccaccaacaccacatccacgGGGAAAAACCGGCGGAGGCGAACAGCCTTCACCAGcgagcagctgctggagctggagaaggaatTCCACTGCAAAAAATACCTCTCCCTGACCGAGAGGTCCCAGATCGCCCACGCCCTCAAACTCAGCGAGGTGCAGGTGAAAATCTGGTTCCAGAACAGGAGGGCGAAATGGAAACGGGTCAAGGCGGGCAACGCCAACTCCAAGACGGGGGAACCCTCCCGGAACCCCAAGATCGTGGTGCCCATCCCGGTGCACGTCAGCAGGTTTGCCATCAGGagtcagcaccagcagctggagcaagCCCGACCCTGA
- the ASB18 gene encoding LOW QUALITY PROTEIN: ankyrin repeat and SOCS box protein 18 (The sequence of the model RefSeq protein was modified relative to this genomic sequence to represent the inferred CDS: inserted 1 base in 1 codon), which translates to MGHLPGAAAEKLQTCPKLALEHPLSPPATRFYEALVTGDLRSLEVLTELRQTQLAWLEVIEVVFKSHPQIPVSKRWAEATPEEVFQQHQLFHSSLFQXAGRLQSLQRSCHDTIWNQLGNQCSHLMPQLPVPRVLQDFLLLEPEGESCSERLSTQSSQEHPVLPGAPNPTRTTCFHNKIFSRDLE; encoded by the exons ATGGGCCATTTACCAGGAGCTGCGGCAGAAAAGCTACAGACTTGCCCCAAATTGGCATTGGAGCATCCTCTGTCACCTCCTGCCACCAGGTTTTACGAGGCCCTGGTGACAGGAGACCTGAGGAGCCTGGAGGTCTTGACTGA GCTGAGACAGACCCAACTGGCATGGCTGGAGGTCATTGAAGTAGTCTTCAAGTCCCACCCCCAAATCCCTGTCTCCAAGAGGTGGGCTGAGGCCACCCCAGAGGAGGTGTTCCAG cagcaccagctcttCCACTCCTCCCTGTTCC CTGCTGGTCggctgcagagcctgcagcGTTCCTGCCACGACACCATCTGGAACCAGTTGGGCAACCAGTGCTCCCACCTCATGCCCCAGCTTCCAGTGCCAAGGGTCCTGCAGgatttcctgctgctggagcccgAGGGAGAGTCCTGCTCAGAGAGGCTGAGCACCCAGTCCAGCCAGGAGCACCCAGTCCTACCAGGAGCACCCAATCCTACCAGGACCACCTGTTTTCACAATAAAATCTTTTCCAGGGATTTAGAATGA